In a single window of the Tellurirhabdus bombi genome:
- the gldD gene encoding gliding motility lipoprotein GldD, whose product MKLVHYVMPVLIVLVLAACGGSGADNYIPKPKGYNRLDMPAHAYQPLAETHPFRFEYSKHARILPDTFRGAQPHWLFIYYPEFKANVQLTYHPVMGKPERVAKMVEDAYKLAAKHNEKAYAFKEQTLRLPSGQGANLITISGEVPSQLQFYTTDTTNHFLRGALYFNTATENDSLAPVIEYIRKDVMHLLNTLRWKK is encoded by the coding sequence ATGAAATTAGTTCACTATGTGATGCCGGTTCTGATTGTGTTGGTTTTGGCGGCCTGCGGTGGCTCAGGGGCCGATAATTATATCCCAAAACCAAAAGGATACAACCGGCTAGACATGCCCGCCCATGCGTACCAGCCCTTGGCCGAAACTCATCCTTTCCGCTTCGAGTATTCCAAGCACGCCCGCATTTTGCCGGACACGTTTCGGGGGGCTCAGCCGCACTGGCTGTTTATTTATTATCCCGAATTTAAGGCAAACGTCCAGCTTACATACCATCCCGTTATGGGTAAGCCCGAACGGGTAGCCAAGATGGTTGAGGACGCCTATAAATTAGCAGCCAAGCACAACGAAAAAGCCTACGCCTTTAAAGAGCAAACGCTAAGATTACCTTCGGGGCAGGGGGCCAATCTAATTACGATCAGTGGCGAGGTGCCGAGTCAGCTGCAATTCTACACCACCGATACGACCAATCATTTTCTGCGTGGTGCGTTGTATTTCAACACGGCTACCGAAAACGATTCGCTCGCACCCGTTATCGAATACATTCGAAAAGACGTCATGCACCTGTTGAATACCCTGCGCTGGAAGAAGTAA
- a CDS encoding TIGR00266 family protein — translation MRSHEIDYKIIGEDIQIVEIELDPNETVIAEAGAMLYMEDGIQFETKMGDGSSPSGGFMGKVFQAGSRLLTGESLFMTHFTNRGYGKRKVAFAAPYPGTVMPINLSSIYGNQLIVQKDSFLCAALGTSLAIHFNQRIGAGLFGGEGFILQRVQGDGMAFIHAGGVVIERQLNNETLRVDTGCVVGFEPSISFDIQRSGGLKSMIFGGEGLFLATLRGTGKVWIQSMPISKLVDRLAAGGSQSKKEGGSVLGGLGNLFED, via the coding sequence ATGCGCTCCCACGAGATTGATTACAAAATCATTGGTGAAGACATCCAAATTGTTGAAATCGAATTAGATCCGAACGAAACGGTCATTGCTGAAGCCGGCGCCATGCTGTATATGGAAGACGGCATTCAGTTTGAGACCAAAATGGGCGATGGCTCGTCGCCGTCGGGTGGGTTCATGGGTAAAGTTTTTCAGGCCGGTTCGCGCCTTTTAACGGGCGAATCGCTCTTTATGACTCACTTTACCAATCGCGGGTACGGCAAGCGGAAAGTAGCTTTTGCGGCTCCTTATCCAGGAACGGTTATGCCAATCAATCTGTCCAGCATTTACGGAAACCAGCTTATTGTGCAGAAAGATTCCTTCCTGTGCGCTGCCCTGGGAACATCGCTGGCCATTCATTTCAACCAACGCATCGGCGCGGGTCTTTTTGGAGGCGAAGGATTCATTCTGCAACGGGTTCAGGGCGATGGCATGGCGTTTATTCACGCGGGTGGCGTTGTGATCGAACGCCAGTTAAATAACGAAACCCTGCGCGTTGATACGGGCTGCGTTGTTGGTTTTGAGCCGTCGATTAGCTTTGATATTCAGCGCTCGGGTGGATTGAAGTCGATGATTTTTGGGGGTGAAGGCCTTTTCCTGGCCACATTGCGAGGAACGGGTAAAGTCTGGATTCAGTCAATGCCGATCTCCAAACTCGTTGATCGTCTGGCTGCTGGTGGCTCACAGTCCAAAAAGGAAGGTGGCTCGGTGCTGGGTGGGCTAGGTAATTTGTTTGAGGATTAA
- the gltX gene encoding glutamate--tRNA ligase — translation MTTNSKEVRVRFAPSPTGPLHIGGVRTALYNYLFARKNGGKMLLRIEDTDQNRLVPGAEEYILESLKWVGIEIDEGHGKGGPQAPYRQSERKEIYHEHAERLVKEGKAYYAFDTADELEAMRKRMEEANAPAAQYNSITRLQMKNSLTLSADEVKTRLESGDPYVIRLKVPRKEDIRLNDLIRGWVVVHSSQIDDKVLMKSDGMPTYHLANIVDDHLMGITHVIRGEEWLPSAPLHVLLYRYLGWESTMPQFAHLPLLLKPDGNGKLSKRDADLGGFPIFPLQWTDPASGQVARGFREDGYLSEALVNFLAFLGWNPGTEQELFTLDELIQAFSLENIHKAGARFDIQKAKWFNHEYLRNTPNAELAGTLVEQAAQDGINCSVEKAEKIVSLLKERVSFAHEIYQQSDVFFQAPASYDAAVVTAKWNEDAIRAVTAIKDAFQAGNEAFTAESAKTVIAETLTAAGIKQGKVMQALRLALTGVGAGPDLMITLEIIGKEDAIQRLEKALRELATGN, via the coding sequence ATGACCACAAATTCAAAAGAAGTCCGGGTCCGGTTTGCACCGAGTCCAACGGGACCGCTGCACATTGGCGGGGTTCGGACGGCCTTATACAATTACCTGTTCGCTCGTAAAAACGGCGGCAAAATGCTGCTCCGCATTGAAGATACCGACCAGAATCGCTTAGTGCCCGGCGCCGAAGAGTACATTCTGGAATCGCTGAAATGGGTTGGCATTGAAATTGACGAAGGGCACGGCAAAGGCGGCCCGCAAGCCCCCTATCGCCAGTCTGAGCGGAAAGAAATTTACCACGAACACGCCGAGCGCCTCGTAAAAGAAGGAAAAGCGTACTACGCGTTCGATACCGCCGACGAACTGGAAGCCATGCGGAAACGGATGGAAGAAGCCAACGCCCCGGCAGCGCAGTACAATTCCATCACGCGGCTGCAAATGAAGAACTCGCTGACGCTCTCTGCCGATGAGGTAAAAACGCGGCTGGAGTCGGGCGATCCATATGTAATCCGTCTGAAAGTGCCCCGCAAAGAAGACATTCGCCTCAATGACCTGATTCGGGGTTGGGTCGTGGTGCATTCGTCGCAGATTGACGACAAGGTTCTCATGAAGTCGGACGGGATGCCGACCTACCACCTGGCCAATATTGTTGACGACCATTTGATGGGCATTACGCACGTCATTCGGGGGGAAGAGTGGCTGCCCTCTGCGCCTTTGCACGTGTTGCTGTACCGCTATTTGGGTTGGGAATCAACCATGCCGCAGTTTGCGCACTTGCCGTTGCTGCTAAAACCTGACGGAAACGGTAAACTCAGCAAGCGCGACGCCGATCTGGGTGGCTTCCCGATTTTCCCGCTTCAGTGGACCGATCCAGCCAGTGGGCAGGTGGCGCGGGGTTTCCGGGAAGATGGCTACTTGTCGGAGGCGCTGGTCAACTTTCTGGCGTTTCTCGGCTGGAATCCGGGCACTGAGCAAGAGTTATTTACGCTGGATGAACTGATTCAGGCGTTTAGTCTGGAAAATATTCACAAAGCGGGCGCGCGGTTCGATATTCAGAAGGCCAAGTGGTTCAATCACGAATACCTGCGCAATACACCCAATGCAGAACTGGCGGGTACGCTGGTGGAGCAAGCGGCGCAGGATGGCATTAACTGCTCCGTAGAAAAAGCGGAAAAAATTGTTAGTTTGTTGAAAGAGCGCGTTTCGTTTGCCCACGAAATTTACCAGCAATCGGACGTATTCTTTCAGGCACCGGCCAGCTATGACGCTGCCGTGGTGACGGCCAAGTGGAACGAAGACGCCATTCGGGCGGTGACGGCCATCAAGGACGCCTTTCAGGCAGGAAACGAAGCCTTTACGGCCGAAAGTGCTAAAACGGTTATTGCTGAAACGTTGACAGCAGCCGGGATCAAGCAAGGGAAAGTAATGCAGGCGTTGCGACTGGCATTGACGGGCGTTGGCGCTGGTCCTGATTTAATGATCACGCTCGAAATTATCGGGAAGGAAGATGCCATCCAGCGGCTGGAAAAGGCCTTACGCGAACTGGCGACCGGTAATTAG
- a CDS encoding Rid family detoxifying hydrolase — MDKKVIYSADAPAPIGPYSQAILVNNTLYVSGQIAFEVSQSGDIKAETQKVMENIGAILQAAGLSYENIVKSSIFVKDLNNFVAINEVYGSFFSDNPPARETVEVARLPKDVNVEISVIAVQ; from the coding sequence ATGGATAAAAAAGTAATCTACTCGGCCGACGCACCCGCTCCAATCGGTCCTTATAGCCAAGCTATTCTGGTAAATAATACACTCTATGTTTCTGGTCAGATCGCGTTTGAGGTTTCTCAATCGGGCGATATCAAAGCAGAAACCCAAAAGGTCATGGAAAATATCGGAGCCATCCTGCAAGCGGCTGGACTGTCTTACGAAAACATTGTTAAAAGCAGCATTTTCGTGAAAGACCTGAACAACTTTGTGGCCATCAACGAAGTGTACGGCAGCTTCTTTAGCGACAATCCACCCGCTCGTGAAACCGTTGAGGTGGCCCGTTTGCCCAAAGATGTAAATGTTGAGATCTCGGTTATTGCTGTTCAGTAA